The Clostridium sporogenes genome contains a region encoding:
- the xdhC gene encoding xanthine dehydrogenase subunit XdhC, whose protein sequence is MSLKRKIKFTVNDKKYEVEIDIRESLSEVLRSRLHLTGVKQGCCVGECGACTVLIDGVPKDSCIYLAAWADGKAIKTIEGVEKNGELSNVQKAFIDEGAVQCGFCTPGLILTTTALVESGKDYSDEEIKREISGHLCRCTGYKKIFNATKKAILKRK, encoded by the coding sequence ATGAGTTTAAAAAGAAAAATAAAATTTACAGTAAATGATAAAAAGTATGAAGTAGAAATAGATATTAGAGAATCTTTATCAGAAGTATTAAGAAGTAGATTGCATTTAACAGGTGTTAAACAAGGATGTTGTGTAGGAGAATGTGGAGCATGTACTGTTTTAATAGATGGTGTTCCAAAAGATTCATGTATTTATTTAGCAGCTTGGGCTGATGGTAAAGCAATAAAAACTATTGAAGGTGTAGAAAAAAATGGTGAGCTTTCAAATGTTCAAAAAGCTTTTATAGATGAAGGAGCTGTACAATGTGGGTTCTGTACACCAGGTTTAATTTTAACAACAACAGCTTTAGTAGAAAGCGGAAAAGACTATAGTGATGAGGAAATAAAAAGAGAAATATCAGGTCATTTATGTAGGTGTACTGGATATAAGAAAATATTTAATGCCACTAAAAAGGCTATTTTAAAAAGAAAATAA
- a CDS encoding nucleoside deaminase: MDKNGIMDLCVKSCMEGMKNHEGGPFGSAIVKDGKVIAVAHNTVIGDNDPTAHGEVNAIRQACKKLNTFDLSGCELYTTSEPCPMCMSAIIWANISKVYYGCTVEDARDIGFRDEHILKFLKEGCKDKNILDLGAVDKKSSLKAFEYWSKDRDKTEY, translated from the coding sequence ATGGATAAAAATGGAATAATGGATTTATGTGTAAAAAGTTGTATGGAAGGTATGAAAAATCATGAAGGAGGTCCTTTTGGATCTGCAATAGTTAAGGATGGAAAAGTGATAGCAGTAGCTCATAATACCGTAATAGGAGACAATGATCCTACTGCCCATGGTGAAGTAAATGCTATAAGACAAGCCTGTAAAAAGCTGAATACATTTGATTTAAGTGGATGTGAATTATATACAACATCGGAGCCTTGTCCTATGTGTATGTCTGCAATTATTTGGGCAAACATATCAAAAGTATATTATGGATGTACGGTAGAAGATGCTAGAGATATTGGTTTTAGAGATGAACACATATTGAAATTTTTAAAAGAAGGTTGCAAAGATAAAAATATACTTGATTTAGGAGCAGTTGATAAAAAATCTTCTTTAAAAGCTTTTGAGTACTGGAGTAAGGATAGAGATAAAACTGAATATTAA
- the xdhB gene encoding xanthine dehydrogenase FAD-binding subunit XdhB yields MYDINEILEPKTLEEALESLSEHDNLTVIAGGTDILVKLHEERFNSLNLISIRKIEGLNKIKVIEDDSIEIGAMATFSEIFRNDIVNKNIPILAEAAVSMGGPQIRNMATIGGNICNGAVSGDSAPSLFALNSKLKLKSKNGERIVKIKDFYTGPGEVCIRKDEILISIIIEKKDYENKYGNYIKFASRNAMDIALMGVAVLVEVKDKKFEDLRIALGVSGPTPIRCEIAEAEGKYMKITDENIRLIGKLALKSSRAIDFWNASKEFKEHLIEELTYRGIKESIKRSENLEKIMRI; encoded by the coding sequence ATTAGAATCATTATCAGAACATGATAATTTAACAGTAATAGCTGGAGGTACGGATATACTTGTAAAACTTCATGAAGAAAGATTTAATTCTTTAAATTTAATAAGTATTAGAAAAATAGAAGGGTTAAATAAAATAAAAGTAATTGAGGATGATTCAATAGAAATAGGTGCTATGGCAACTTTTTCAGAAATATTTAGAAATGATATAGTAAATAAAAATATTCCTATACTAGCAGAAGCAGCAGTTTCTATGGGCGGACCCCAAATTAGAAATATGGCAACTATTGGAGGAAATATTTGTAATGGAGCTGTATCTGGAGATAGTGCACCATCATTATTTGCATTAAATAGTAAATTAAAACTTAAGTCTAAAAATGGCGAGAGAATAGTCAAAATAAAAGATTTTTATACAGGACCTGGAGAGGTTTGTATAAGAAAAGATGAGATATTAATTAGTATAATTATTGAAAAAAAAGATTATGAAAATAAGTATGGAAATTATATTAAATTTGCTAGTAGAAATGCAATGGATATAGCTTTAATGGGAGTTGCTGTACTTGTAGAAGTTAAGGATAAAAAGTTTGAAGACTTAAGAATAGCGTTAGGGGTATCAGGCCCAACGCCTATAAGGTGTGAAATAGCTGAAGCAGAGGGAAAATATATGAAAATTACTGATGAAAATATAAGATTGATAGGAAAGTTGGCTTTAAAATCTTCAAGAGCAATAGATTTTTGGAATGCATCAAAGGAGTTTAAAGAACATTTAATAGAAGAATTAACATATAGGGGAATTAAAGAATCTATTAAAAGGTCAGAGAATCTTGAAAAAATTATGAGGATATAA